AGTTCCATTGGATTTGGAGCGCGGTCAATTTTATTGCCTTTTGCATCATGCAAATCTTCAATATAAGTTTCAAAATGACGGAAACCTGGGCCATAAAACTCAACTTGGTCGCCTTCGTTAATAACGTTCCGTTGACGAATAGTTGCTGTTTGTGTCGTATCATCATAAGAAACCACTTCAGCGACAAACTTATACTCAGGAATTTTACGACGAGCACCAAACAACTGCTCATTTTCAGATGGTGTACCGTAGTAAAATCCTGTAGCTAATTCACGTTGGGCAACCTTCCACATCTCGTCTACCAAGTCTTGTTTGATCGCTTCAAACTTTTCAGGACTTTCAAGATATGCATCCACAGCCGCCTTGTAGCAGTTGGTTACTGTTGAAACATAGTGAATAGACTTCATGCGTCCTTCGATTTTTAGACTGTCCACACCATTTTCAATCATATCTGGAATATGGTCAATCATAGACATATCAACGGCTGACATTGAAAATTCTTCATGAATTTCACCCTTCAAGCTCTTGCGTTCTTGGCCAAAGGGCATATCGTAGAGGTCGTACTTCCAACGGCAAGACTGAGAACATCCACCACGGTTGGCATCACGCATACTCATGTGATTTGAAAGCGTACAGCGACCTGAGTAGGAAATACACATAGCTCCATGGACAAAGGCTTCAATCTCAACATCTGTACGTTTACGGATTTCTGCCAATTCTTCCATTGAAACCTCACGCGCTAAAACGACACGAGTTAAGCCCAGTTCCTTCCAAAACTCGAGAGTTTCATAGTTAGTGGCACTTGCTTGGGTAGAGAGGTGGATTTCAAGACCTGGTGCTTCAGTCGCTGCAATCATAATCAAGGCTGGGTCAGACACGATAACCGCGGCAATCCCGATATCACGTAGCTTACGGAACCACTCACCAGCACCAGCTTCATTTCCTTCGTGCATAACCATGTTGGCAGCCACATAAACCTTAGCACCATACTTAGCCGCAAACTGGACACCTTCTTCCATCTGTTCAAAGGTAAAATTCCCTGCACGGCTACGAAGACCATAGGCCTGACCACCGATAAAGACAGCATCTGCCCCATACTGAACAGCTACTTTTAGCTTCTCTAAAGTCCCTGCAGGTGATAAAACCTCAGGACGTTTTAATGTTTTTGTCATGTTTTCTCCTATTTGCAATATAAAAGTTTGACGTTTTTCCTTCTCATTTTATAGTAAATAAGCCATAAAATCAAGCCTAGACAGATTGTTTTGACAATTCTAATCTTTTAGATTATTAAATCAAAAAGATTGTCAAAGAGAAAAAGCCCACAGATGTGAGCCCTTTCCTAATATAAGTTAGAAAAACTATTTCTCCACTTCTTTTTTCTTGTGTGCCAGAAATCCAAATCCACTCAAAACTCCTAGAAGTCCTAAGACTACAAGATTAGCATGATTTTCCGTACCTGTATTAGGCAATTCCTCTCTCTTACTTGCTACAGAAGTCGGAGTTTGTGAAGTTTCTTTTGTCGATTGTTCAGTTGGTGTCTTTAATTTTGGTACTTCTACCTTTGGTGCCTCAACCTTTGGTGCCTCAACCTTTGGTGCCTCAACCTTTGGTGCCTCAACCTTTGGTTTCGTACCTACTGTGATAACTTCTTCTACTGCCTCTTCAGTAATCGTGGTTGGTTCGTTCGGTGTTACTGCACCTGTATTAGGATTCAAGGTATAAGTTGTCGTAGTAGTTATTTTACCAGCTTTACCAGGTCTTGTTACTTCACGATAATCTTTATCTTTTGTACTATCTTCTACGTAACGTGTTGTATATGGAATGGTTGTTTCTACAACTGTTGGTTTCGTACCTACTTTAACCACTTTTGGTACCATAGGAGTTTCTTTTTCAGTCGGCTTACCGTCAGTTACAGTACCATCAAGTTCATTCACAATTTTAGGTGTTGTAGTTACAATTTTACCTTCGCTACCGTTCGATTCAACAATTTCCGTACCATAGTCGATTGTTTTGTCTTCTACATAAGTTGTTGTAATTGGAATTTTTGTTTCTGTTTCTACAGGTGGTAAGTTGTTCTCATACTTCTGTTTATACACATAGGTAATGACAGTTTCACCTTTTATAATCTCAGTAATATCCTGTTTATCTTGTTCTTTAAAGGTGTAACGCTTGTTTTCAAAGTCCAAATCGGTCGGATGAGTTAATGTAATTTGCTCCCCTACTGCTTTTACCTCACTTGTAACAGACGGTCGAATCTCAGCACCTTGTTCATCAACAAACTTTTGAGTAACCTTACCTTTATGTTGAACCTCTGTATAAGTCACCAAATGATAGTCACGAGATACACTGTTCAAAGCCTTATCTGGATCTATTATCTCAACCTTAGGAATCTTATTGGTGAAGGTATTTTGACTTAAATAAGCAGATATTTGTCCTCTTGGCATACGCGCATTTAGATAATTACTTGATGAAATCGTATTTTCACCTATAAGAGAATTTTCTCTCCTTAACTCGTATAGTACCTGTCCTGTTGAGCCAATAGGTGACCTTAATTCGAACTCTTTAATTTTTTTCTCAGGTACATCTGATGGTTTAATTACAGATTTACCACCGAAAGCCTGTTCATTTAATATTGTAGAGAGTAATTTATCTAACGGAATTTCTTGGCCTTTAGCATCTTTATAAGTAAATGTCTTAGTGTACTTAACTAAGTCCGATTGACCTGCAACCCGTCTAGATAAGTTCTTAACGAAAATTTCTTGTAAAATTGCTTGACCACGAATAATTGCATAGATTTTCGTTTCCTCAGGTAAAGTGTAATTCAAACGGAGACTTGTATCAATACTTGCAACACCATATTTAGATGTTAATACACTGGTTGGATCTAGATTCACTGTGTAAGTAAAAGTTTCACCATTTTTCGCTTCTACAATATATCCGTTATAGCCAGCTCTACTATCTCTAGCTCTAAGTTCCTCCAAACCCGGAAGATTAGCTGCTCCAGTTTTAACAGTAACATGTGGGTCAGTCGTAGTTACATCATGACCTAAAGCATCTGCAACGCCCTTTCTAGTTCTTACATCTACTGAGCCCGTATTTAAATAATGAACTTCACCCTCAGAAGAAGTAAAATTACTGAGTGTCATTTCTTTATTAACATCATCGGACGCTAATCTTGAATTCACTTGACTTGCAATCTTATCTTTTACGTTGACATAATTTGCAATAAGGTGATTATTTTTAATCTCTTCAATCTTAGCTCGATCAGCATCAGCTTGAGCTTGTTCCGCTTTTGCTGATTCTAAAGACTGAATTTCAGCGTCAACTTTTTCTTCAGCAGTTTTTCGTAACGGATTTACTTCAGAAAGAGTATTAGCTGTACCAACATTTTCAACTGGTGTTTCATTTACAGTGATACCTAGCGCTTTCACTTCTTCTACTTTTGCTTTCAACTCTGCTTCTTTTACAGCATAGGATGTACTAGTTTCAAACTCGTTTTGTGAACTTTCACCTGCCGGTTGACTTGGTTGGACGCTTGTTGTTGGATTAGTAGATTGTTCGTTAGCGCTTACAACACTATTTAAAAATAAACTCCCTAAAGCCATAGTTAGGACAATACCACTTAACAAACCTAACTTAGTTTTACGGAGATAGCCATGACCTTTTTCTTGTTTTACTGCTTTATGCAATAGAAACACCAACTTTCATTTATTTGTATTGTTAATATTATTACATAATTAACTAAAAAAGTAAAGGTATCAACTCAAGAATTAAATACAATAAATTTATAAAAACTTCCTAACTACTGTACTAGAATTTTCTAAAATTCAAAAAACAATATCAGAACGGATTGATACTGATACGAAACAAAAAAACAAAATGACTGTTTATACATCTATGGTAGGATTCAAGACAGATTATTTATTTCTTAATCGATATATAAAAGGAATCCTGATTAAACTGTCTTTAAAACTTAAGAAATCAAGGATATGATAAAAGGAATGGATATCAGTATATCTATTTTTACCATCTCAAAAGTAGATCCAGAGAATATAACTGTTCTCTTATGATGAGACTTTGGAGGCAACCATTCTGTCTTGTTTTATGAAAGAATAGCTTAACCTTTTACTTAAAATATTCAGATAAAAAAAGAGAGAACGATTTTGTTCTCTCGAAATCCTTATTTTTCATTTACTATAAGAGTAAAGTATTTATAGCTTTACTCCCACTCTGTTTTCAACGTAAAGTGTATAAAACAGAATGCGATACTATCAAGGGAGTTAAAACAATATACAGAACAGTAAAACACTATAAATAAAAATAAAAGTGCAATAAAAGTGCAATTTTTGCACCTAATCATACTCTGTTTATATATGAAAACTAGATTCTGAATCCAATATTTGGTTAACGAGAGGCGTTCGAATTTGAACGTCTTTTATATATTACTTTCAAATAAATATGAGGTAGAATACTATCTATTTTCTTTTTAACCCAATTGTTATAATGAGAACTTTTACTAACATAATTTATGATAAACTTACTATATAATCATATTAATTAAATAGTTAGGAGATCTGCTTATGTTTATATCTACTCTTCAAATTCGAAATTTTAGAAATTATGAATCCGAAATCTTTCGATTCGATAATGAGACAAATACTATTATAGGTGAGAATGATTCAGGGAAAACCAATGCTCTTACTGCATTGAGAATCTTATTAGATGATAGTTATTACTATAGTAGTAAAACACTGAAAGAATCAGATTTTTTTCATGGAATTCAAAATGGGTGGCAAGGGCATTGGATTATTATCTCTGCGACATTTGAAGGAATCAGCGAAGAAGAATTTGACAATGAGATTTGTGCTTCCATTTCTTTAAATTCTGAAAGTCAAACAATCTTAGAAGAATTGATTTCAAATGCAGATAAAGGTGTAGGTAGTATTTCTCTATTTATTAGACCTAACAAAGCTATTAGAAAGCAATTATTTGATATTTCCACTGAATTAGACTCTCATCAATTTAACGAATTTAGAAATTCTATTCGTCTATCCGACTATGAATTTTACTACACATCTAAATCAAATCTAAATTTCTGTATCAATGAAAATTATGATAAATTGGTAGGAAGACTCAATGACAATATAGCTAGTAATCCTGAAGAAGACGATGAAGCTCTTTTGGGCTCAAGAATTGACATGTCAGATATTTTCAAGCATATTTCGGTTGTTTATGTTGACGCTCTTCGAGATGTTCTTAGAGAAATGAAAAACAATCGAAACCCTGTCAAAAGAATCATGGAAACAATTGAATCAAAAATATCATCAGATAATGTTGAGTCATTAAAAACAATTATACAGCAATTAAATGAGACTATTACCAGTGTTCCTGAAATTAGGAAAATTGGCGAAAATATTAATCGGCAACTAAATAGCATAATTGGTTCAGTGTATTCTCCTAATCTTCTTTCCTCAACTATGTCAGATGATATGGGTTCTTTAGCAAAATTTCTTTCAATGAAGCCAGAACAAAATATCGACTTAGACTTACTAGGGTTAGGACATCTAAATATGATTTATTTAGCTTTGAAAATAGTCGAATTTGAAGCGTGTCGTTCAAGAGAACTACTTAATATTATGTTGATTGAAGAACCAGAAGCTCATATTCATCATCATATTCAAAAAACTCTGTTCGAAGGATTAAATCTTCAAAAAAACTATACTCAGATTCTCATGACCACACATTCTGTACATTTAGCTGAAGTGTCTGAAATATCTCGGATGAATGTATTAAAATCGTTTAATGGCAAATCTATCGTTATGAATCCAGCAAATAATCTGAACTCATTTGCTAAAGAAAAGTTAAAAAAGAACAATCTAAATCTAATAAACGCAGTAGAGAGATATTTAGATGTTAAAAGAAATGGATTGCTTTTTTCTAAAGGTGTTATCTTAGTTGAAGGAGATGCTGAAGAAATACTTATTCCTCAAATAGTAAAAAAATTATTTGGTATAAACTTAGACGAACTTGGAATAGGTTTGATTAATGTTGGTAGTACTTCGTTTGAATATATCGCTAGCTTGTTTGACGATGATAGAATACAGAGAAAGTGTGCTATTGTAACTGATTTAGATGAACAGGCAATCCCATCAGAACATCGATTGTATAAAAGCACTGCACAAGAGAAAGGTCAAGCAAGAAAAGAAAAATTATCCTCCCTTTTTAATGAAAACAATTGGGTTAATTGTTTTTATGCTAATACAACATTTGAAATTGAGTTTTTAGATGTGAATAAAGAAAATATTCTAACTTATGTCAGTCCAATTATAGATGACGCATTCAAAGATAAAAAAACAATAACTGCTTATAAAGAAGAAATACAAAGTGAACAATATTTAGAAAGAAATTTAGCGATGTTAAAACTAGCCAATCATGTTGGTAAGGGGTGGTTTGCAATTGAGTTAGGTGAAAAAATTGACTTTTTAATCAAAATTCCTAAGTATATTCTTAATGCTATTGCTTTTGCATGTCAGGAAATAGTAGATCTCTCAATTTATAAAAAAATTCTACTCCATACAATCGACTTGTACGAGGAAACTACAGAATTGTCAGCTTTATCAGCTAGTTTAAAAACAAGTGATACAGCTGATTTGAATATAGCAATAATTTCTTTATTAGAGTACTTTGGTAAAGATGAGGATGTTGTGTATCTAATCAATCAGATAGAAA
This portion of the Streptococcus mitis B6 genome encodes:
- a CDS encoding G5 domain-containing protein, producing the protein MFLLHKAVKQEKGHGYLRKTKLGLLSGIVLTMALGSLFLNSVVSANEQSTNPTTSVQPSQPAGESSQNEFETSTSYAVKEAELKAKVEEVKALGITVNETPVENVGTANTLSEVNPLRKTAEEKVDAEIQSLESAKAEQAQADADRAKIEEIKNNHLIANYVNVKDKIASQVNSRLASDDVNKEMTLSNFTSSEGEVHYLNTGSVDVRTRKGVADALGHDVTTTDPHVTVKTGAANLPGLEELRARDSRAGYNGYIVEAKNGETFTYTVNLDPTSVLTSKYGVASIDTSLRLNYTLPEETKIYAIIRGQAILQEIFVKNLSRRVAGQSDLVKYTKTFTYKDAKGQEIPLDKLLSTILNEQAFGGKSVIKPSDVPEKKIKEFELRSPIGSTGQVLYELRRENSLIGENTISSSNYLNARMPRGQISAYLSQNTFTNKIPKVEIIDPDKALNSVSRDYHLVTYTEVQHKGKVTQKFVDEQGAEIRPSVTSEVKAVGEQITLTHPTDLDFENKRYTFKEQDKQDITEIIKGETVITYVYKQKYENNLPPVETETKIPITTTYVEDKTIDYGTEIVESNGSEGKIVTTTPKIVNELDGTVTDGKPTEKETPMVPKVVKVGTKPTVVETTIPYTTRYVEDSTKDKDYREVTRPGKAGKITTTTTYTLNPNTGAVTPNEPTTITEEAVEEVITVGTKPKVEAPKVEAPKVEAPKVEAPKVEVPKLKTPTEQSTKETSQTPTSVASKREELPNTGTENHANLVVLGLLGVLSGFGFLAHKKKEVEK
- a CDS encoding peptidase U32 family protein, whose translation is MTKTLKRPEVLSPAGTLEKLKVAVQYGADAVFIGGQAYGLRSRAGNFTFEQMEEGVQFAAKYGAKVYVAANMVMHEGNEAGAGEWFRKLRDIGIAAVIVSDPALIMIAATEAPGLEIHLSTQASATNYETLEFWKELGLTRVVLAREVSMEELAEIRKRTDVEIEAFVHGAMCISYSGRCTLSNHMSMRDANRGGCSQSCRWKYDLYDMPFGQERKSLKGEIHEEFSMSAVDMSMIDHIPDMIENGVDSLKIEGRMKSIHYVSTVTNCYKAAVDAYLESPEKFEAIKQDLVDEMWKVAQRELATGFYYGTPSENEQLFGARRKIPEYKFVAEVVSYDDTTQTATIRQRNVINEGDQVEFYGPGFRHFETYIEDLHDAKGNKIDRAPNPMELLTIKVPQPVQAGDMVRALKEGLINLYKEDGTSVTVRA
- a CDS encoding ATP-dependent nuclease translates to MFISTLQIRNFRNYESEIFRFDNETNTIIGENDSGKTNALTALRILLDDSYYYSSKTLKESDFFHGIQNGWQGHWIIISATFEGISEEEFDNEICASISLNSESQTILEELISNADKGVGSISLFIRPNKAIRKQLFDISTELDSHQFNEFRNSIRLSDYEFYYTSKSNLNFCINENYDKLVGRLNDNIASNPEEDDEALLGSRIDMSDIFKHISVVYVDALRDVLREMKNNRNPVKRIMETIESKISSDNVESLKTIIQQLNETITSVPEIRKIGENINRQLNSIIGSVYSPNLLSSTMSDDMGSLAKFLSMKPEQNIDLDLLGLGHLNMIYLALKIVEFEACRSRELLNIMLIEEPEAHIHHHIQKTLFEGLNLQKNYTQILMTTHSVHLAEVSEISRMNVLKSFNGKSIVMNPANNLNSFAKEKLKKNNLNLINAVERYLDVKRNGLLFSKGVILVEGDAEEILIPQIVKKLFGINLDELGIGLINVGSTSFEYIASLFDDDRIQRKCAIVTDLDEQAIPSEHRLYKSTAQEKGQARKEKLSSLFNENNWVNCFYANTTFEIEFLDVNKENILTYVSPIIDDAFKDKKTITAYKEEIQSEQYLERNLAMLKLANHVGKGWFAIELGEKIDFLIKIPKYILNAIAFACQEIVDLSIYKKILLHTIDLYEETTELSALSASLKTSDTADLNIAIISLLEYFGKDEDVVYLINQIENYTKILYAEVSK